Proteins encoded in a region of the Massilia sp. UMI-21 genome:
- the astB gene encoding N-succinylarginine dihydrolase yields MLTAREYNFDGLVGPSHNYAGLSFGNVASFSNVRSASNPRQAALQGLAKMRELAARGFAQAVMPPQARPNFRLLRRIGFSGTDADVLARAFREAPVILACAYSAAPMWTANAATVSPSSDTADGRVHFTPANLNNKLHRSEEHLQATRTLRAIFKDSSRFVVHDALPPVPAFGDEGAANHTRFASAHGAAGVEFFVYGRTEFDPAAPFPKKYPARQTLEASQAVARLHGLDPARTVFASQNPDVIDQGVFHNDVISVGNGNVLFYHEQAFVDEAVTLDALRRALAGVDTDLVPVRVASAQVPVADAVASYLFNSQLLTKPDGRMALVVPHECRENGAVDRYLGGMVAGGGPIDELIEFDLRQSMRNGGGPACLRLRVALTADEAQAMHGGVIMNDALYALLVAWVEKHYRDRVEPKDLADPQLAIECAAALEELERILGLPGLYDLS; encoded by the coding sequence ATGCTGACTGCTCGCGAATACAACTTCGACGGCCTGGTCGGGCCGTCCCATAACTACGCCGGCCTCTCGTTCGGCAACGTCGCCTCGTTCAGCAATGTACGCAGCGCCTCGAACCCGCGCCAGGCCGCCCTGCAGGGCCTGGCCAAGATGCGCGAACTGGCTGCGCGCGGTTTCGCGCAGGCCGTGATGCCGCCGCAGGCGCGCCCCAATTTCCGCCTGCTGCGCCGCATCGGTTTTTCAGGCACCGACGCCGACGTGCTGGCGCGTGCCTTCCGCGAAGCGCCGGTGATCCTGGCCTGCGCCTATTCGGCGGCGCCGATGTGGACCGCCAACGCGGCCACCGTCAGCCCCTCGAGCGACACCGCGGACGGCCGTGTGCATTTCACGCCGGCCAACCTGAACAACAAGCTGCACCGTTCGGAAGAGCACCTGCAGGCTACCCGCACGCTGCGCGCAATCTTCAAGGATTCGAGCCGCTTCGTGGTGCACGACGCACTGCCGCCGGTGCCTGCCTTCGGTGACGAAGGCGCGGCCAATCACACCCGCTTCGCCAGCGCGCACGGCGCGGCCGGCGTCGAGTTCTTCGTGTACGGCCGCACCGAGTTCGACCCGGCGGCACCGTTCCCGAAGAAGTACCCGGCGCGCCAGACGCTGGAAGCCTCGCAGGCGGTGGCCCGCCTGCACGGCCTGGACCCGGCGCGTACCGTGTTCGCCTCGCAGAACCCGGACGTGATCGACCAGGGCGTGTTCCACAACGACGTGATCTCGGTCGGCAACGGCAACGTGCTGTTCTACCACGAGCAGGCCTTCGTCGACGAAGCGGTCACCCTGGACGCGCTGCGCCGCGCCCTGGCCGGCGTCGATACCGACCTGGTGCCGGTGCGCGTGGCCAGCGCCCAGGTGCCGGTGGCCGACGCCGTGGCCAGCTACCTGTTCAACAGCCAGCTGCTCACCAAGCCGGATGGCCGCATGGCCCTGGTGGTGCCGCACGAGTGCCGCGAGAACGGGGCGGTCGACCGCTACCTGGGCGGCATGGTCGCCGGCGGCGGCCCGATCGACGAACTGATCGAGTTCGACCTGCGCCAGAGCATGCGCAACGGCGGCGGACCGGCCTGCCTGCGCCTGCGCGTCGCCCTGACCGCGGACGAAGCGCAGGCCATGCACGGCGGCGTGATCATGAACGATGCCCTGTACGCGCTGCTGGTCGCGTGGGTCGAGAAGCACTATCGCGACCGCGTCGAGCCGAAAGACCTGGCCGACCCGCAGCTGGCCATCGAATGCGCCGCGGCGCTCGAGGAGCTGGAACGCATTCTCGGCCTGCCTGGTCTTTACGATCTGTCGTAA